One genomic segment of Fervidobacterium pennivorans includes these proteins:
- a CDS encoding acetyl-CoA C-acetyltransferase produces the protein MVYILGAKRTAIGSFGGSLKDIPAPQLGAIAAKAAIEQAGIPVEDFDETIVGCILTAGQGMGPGRQVGIYAGIPVEKPGYTVNMLCGSGMKAVMIGASDIELGEADVVLAGGIENMSQAPFLLSYRARFGLRFGSQELQDHMILDGLTDVFNKVHMGLTAEALAEEFNISREAQDEFAYNSQMKAKAAIEAGKFKDEIVPVEVPDKKGVKIFDTDEYPRFDTTLESLAKLKPAFKPNGTITAGNASGINDGGSAIVLASERYVEKKGLKPLGRIVAWAQAGVDPMRMGFGPVPATEKVLKKAGLSFQDIELIELNEAFAAQSLAVIKGWEKAFGVSKDWILERTNVNGGAIALGHPIGASGNRIIVTLLYEMKKRHAKYGLATLCIGGGMGTAVIVENIE, from the coding sequence ATGGTTTACATCCTTGGTGCAAAACGGACGGCTATTGGAAGTTTTGGAGGCTCTTTGAAAGATATTCCTGCACCACAGCTTGGTGCAATTGCAGCAAAGGCGGCGATAGAGCAAGCTGGAATACCAGTTGAGGATTTTGACGAAACTATTGTAGGTTGTATTCTAACGGCAGGGCAAGGTATGGGACCGGGTAGACAGGTAGGTATCTATGCGGGCATTCCTGTTGAGAAGCCAGGTTACACTGTCAATATGCTGTGCGGTAGTGGGATGAAGGCGGTCATGATAGGTGCTAGTGACATCGAGCTTGGTGAGGCTGATGTAGTGCTCGCAGGTGGAATTGAGAATATGTCACAAGCTCCATTTTTGCTCTCTTATCGTGCAAGGTTCGGTCTGAGGTTTGGAAGCCAAGAATTGCAAGACCACATGATACTCGATGGACTTACGGATGTTTTCAATAAAGTGCACATGGGGCTTACCGCTGAAGCACTTGCCGAAGAATTCAACATATCTCGTGAAGCACAGGACGAATTTGCTTACAACAGTCAGATGAAGGCAAAGGCAGCTATCGAGGCAGGTAAGTTCAAAGACGAAATTGTGCCAGTTGAAGTTCCAGACAAAAAGGGTGTAAAAATTTTTGATACGGACGAATACCCGCGTTTCGATACAACACTTGAATCGCTGGCGAAGTTAAAACCCGCATTTAAGCCCAATGGAACGATTACAGCAGGTAACGCAAGTGGAATAAACGATGGAGGAAGTGCTATAGTTCTTGCAAGTGAAAGGTATGTTGAAAAGAAAGGACTTAAGCCGCTGGGCAGGATTGTTGCATGGGCTCAGGCTGGTGTAGACCCGATGAGGATGGGTTTTGGACCTGTTCCAGCAACGGAGAAAGTACTTAAAAAAGCAGGTTTGTCATTCCAGGATATAGAACTCATCGAACTTAACGAAGCGTTTGCTGCGCAAAGCCTTGCGGTTATAAAAGGCTGGGAGAAAGCGTTTGGAGTTTCGAAAGATTGGATACTTGAGCGCACGAACGTCAATGGTGGGGCGATAGCACTCGGTCATCCAATCGGTGCTAGTGGGAACAGGATTATAGTAACGTTGCTCTATGAAATGAAGAAAAGGCATGCAAAGTATGGTTTGGCTACACTTTGTATCGGTGGAGGAATGGGTACGGCAGTAATTGTTGAAAATATCGAGTAA